The sequence below is a genomic window from Wyeomyia smithii strain HCP4-BCI-WySm-NY-G18 chromosome 1, ASM2978416v1, whole genome shotgun sequence.
gtcatcatcatcagtgTTGCAGTTTGAATTGTGTATAGCATATGTGTCGTTCTACCGTGCCTACTATTCTTCATGAAACATCGATAACGATCATTGcatccaaattaatttttactcGCATTGATATAATTATCGTTCGAATTGTTTGCATTATTTCACGAAAGGCGGAAGCGTGTATATATTTGCATccaaactcaaaattttgctgcGTGACCGGGATTCTAAGGCTACTAGCCACGTGAACTTGAAGAGCAACCAAATAATCCAGGCCCAATTGAATTATACAGTAGCTTTCCCCCATGAATCGTTTTCTTCAGAAGCCTTATAGAATCCTTATCGAACGCGTGTACCCAAAACAATCGAGAGAAGTGTGCTCTAGCGCTagttcatcgtcatcatcatcgtgGTCAAAATATCAATTAAAACAACTACataagaaaaatagaaaaagcaaTAAATCCTCTGTGTTGAACCACCCCATTCACTGTTTTATCGATATTGATTTCAGGGAGAGTGAATATGTGTATCTAAgcgaaaaaaagaaacaatttcTTCAAAATGTGAAACAAATGACATATTCGTTAACTACTCGTCATAATATTCTATTCTCTTCTGTTCGCGTTTCCTTTTcaagcaatttaaaatgttgccgAACATGTTTGCGTTTTGTGTTTTTTATCGTGTTATTTAAAAATCATTTGCGTCTTTATAATTTAGCTTGGGTTTCAGAGTAGTATATAAGTAATAATCGTTCACCTGTTTTATTTCAATGTCACTCGTTTACTCGTTGATTATTGCTAACCCGGCCGAAGTTAGCATGAATGTAGCCAACGTTGTTGACAATcgccaatatttttttctgttgttattGAGTAGCGAAAATTCTAAACAAAAGATACACACATGAACACCCATTTAAGATGAATTATTGTGTAAGTTATTTTGTCGGTATCCTCTTTGTTTTGCGGTCTAGTAATGTGATAGCTTATTTAGTAGTATTTAGGTATGCATTCAGCCTATACTGCAATTTCTCGTTTATATTTTTGCTTAAGCTGTGAGCGCATGACAGATATAAGAAACTTATAAACAAATTTGAATGAAGAGGAAGCATaactaaaatttgtaaaaagcaGATATCCATCTAATGTCCATTAGTTTCCGGTCAGAAGTAAGTTTAATACTCGTGAAAAATAGGTAATTGTTTATCATATCAACATATCAGTAGTTTTGTTTTCCCTCTGAATCTTATTAGTAATGAGTTGCATTAACAGAATAACGGAGTTGTCTCTGTAGTTCGTCAAGGCGAAAAATGGTTTCGCGACCCTAGTATAATGAAAAGTTCGTTCCCGATGGAGAAGCAgacatacacaaaaaaaattaatcaaataGGCAAAAGTTACTGGATTAAGTagataaaaaacagaaaactaaactaaaaagcAGTGAAAAACAATTAGCTTTACCTACATTTTTATTGCTTGTAATTTTCATTTCTATGGATATAtagcaatgaaaaaatattcaagctGAGGAAACACAAAAAATATCGAACGAAAGAAGATAGTTATTCCATTATTAAGACAGGGgttagaaaaaatgatactcaaTTATCCTTACGCTTTTTTCGCTAGTTCACAAGAGAGCTCATTCGATATTTGCACTAAAAACTTTTTTAAGAACCAGAATGGGTGACCATTGAAAATTAAACCATATGTTTGCAGGTGTTTCATTTCTTCGTATTATTCTCCATACAATTTCTTATCTCTACGTAAAGCGAGAGTGTAAAGCAGCGTACTTTACTACTCTTTCTATTTCCCAAAAACTAGCGTGAACCTCAAGTCGAAAAAACAAAGCAGTTGGTATGTGCAAGACATCGTTTTCTGCTCTTTTTCAGTTTCATTAGAAATGGTtagatcatttttcatttttttcctgcTGAACCATCCCTGTCGATAATCTAACAATGAAATAAAACCATaggaaattttcgttttgtgcTATGGTGTTATGCTGCGCGGCAATTTTCTACTGTTTCATAAATTTAACCCTGCTTCATAATATTGAGAAGCATCTTGCGTTTTACATTTCCGCTTCTATTTTTTCGAGTACATGTCTTCAGTGTCCGCTCCATTTGGCTGGCCAAACCTGTGAAATGGAATAACATCGATGCACTTATTACTTTTTTATCTAAACACTTCTCTATGTTATGTACTGTTGAACAATTTGTCCAAAAAACCTGGAGTTCAAATCGTCGCTATCGTGTACTTACATGTTTATCGTGCTCCCATGGCTGTTGCAATGGTCCATCGTTGTTGCCCATGTCGTTCGGTCCACCCGGCATAAACTGATACTGCAACGACTGCATGAAGTTTATGTTAGGTTGGTTGGGGCCAACGGCACCACTGCTGCCACTTAGTGTGTTGTGGTATTCCATTTGCAACTGTTGTGAATAGTAAAATAAGATGAGCTCAATTTCAATAAGTTGAACAAGGTAAACATACTTGAAAGTGGTCTGGCAGATGCAAATCATCAATAAAGTGCCTGGGTGGAGGGCCCATCCATTGCTGCTGTggaccaccaccaccaccaactGCTAGGTTTTTGTCCACCATCCAGTGAGCATTTCcggtagcagcagcagcggcagctGCTGCAGCAGCGAGAGCGGTAGGATCATTGTCTAATGCACCAATTCCGCCATTGGATCCGTAATTAAACTTCCAGCTAGCTCTTTCGGAACCGATGGCCCGGGCCATTTTACGACCGTCGTCTTGCTGAGGTGGTAATACTCCTCCCGGTGGTCCACCGACAAGACCACCGTTTGCAGTGGGTCCATTGTTATTATTTGGTGAAATTGTTGGTGATCCCCCCAAAGCCATTCCGATGCCGTTTTCAAGATTCATGAGATTTTCTCTGGATTGTAGATGTGCGAGATCAGAAAACCAGTTTGCTCCGCCTGTTGCTCCTGCATTACGATTACTACCAGGTGGACCTGGAGGTCCAGGTCCTGGCCCATGTTGAGAGTTAGCTCGATTGGGGCCGTATGGTGGCATCTGATGACCTCCAGCACCGCCGTTTGGTGGAAGATTTTGATACTTGCCAATTGGACCTGGTGGGTGAAACATGCTGCTGTACTGGTTAGACGATGAAAGTTTACTGCCTGGTGCAGATGGTTGATGATTTTGCGATTGTGGAATCGCCGAAAAAGCAGAAGCCTTTGGGTTTAGGCGGGAAATGGGCGGTAATCCACCGCCTCCTCCACTAGCTCCCAAACCCATGTGACTCTGGTACGAAGATTGTAAAGTATCCGGACCAAAATTCAACATATGTGGGCTTTGAGACTGAAGAGCGTCGAACATAGAAGGAGGTGGCCTGGAACTTCCCACAATCGGAGGTGGGTGTTCTCTAGAATTCACTAGACTGCTGTAATCCGAGGCCATTTGTCCTGAAATAGGACGTATTTGAGACGGGTTAATCAACGGACGCTGGACTGCTAGACCACTGGGAGGAGGCTGCGATTGTTGTTGAGGTGGTTTGATGACGTTGTGCTCATTTGGTGACGAGAATGATGCAGCCTGAGATGTCTGGTGATGTCCTAGTAATCCAGGTGTTGGTTGAGACAGAGGACCGATCGGAGCGTTGCCGGAGTTGGTACTAGTTGGTGGGCAACTTGACAGCAAATGCGAGTGCTGCTGCTGGGATAAAGTCGAACTGGATGGAGGTGTGCCAGAATTGCTCGATGTTTTGGAACTAACCGGAGAAGATACGCTAGTACCGCGATATCCTGGGGCTTTGGATGCGTCGACCTTGTTAGGATAAAAAGGCAGGCTTTAGTGCAATTGTAATCTGGATATAGCTGACATAATCAATGTGTAACCGTATTAAGCCAattataaatattaaaaatgattaagaatatttatttttcctaaTGGGTTTCGTTAACACTTCAACGATCATCTCAAGCTGGTTAGTTAGGAAAAATCCTTAATGTACATTTTGGAATACCGTGTGGTACCCCCGTTCACCGCTCGACCTCCATTCACCGCTCACTTTTCACTTCAAAAGGTGTTAGGAGGAGAAATGTAATATCGTAATATATTATACTACGTTCTTTGCATCAATCGATCGTGTGGAATGTCTGTTGCAAATCACGTGTCTAAATATAGCGGTATTTATCTTCAAAGAagcgaacaaaaataaaattgctaACAAGTCTTGACGAAATGTTAAATTTCGTTATTGTTCACATTGCCGACAAAAATTATGCGTGtgtaattaaccctctagtgcccaaattagttttatgacggacttcgaaaaaatcactttggaGCTTTATAAacctttttaaagtttttttttgaagcatTTTAAAGGTttcactgaagaccgtctaaagacggcactgggcactagggGGTTAAGAGTTTTGGCTACGAATTATTGTTGattttttattgcaaatttGTGCAAATCAATAATTCAGGTAATTATTATTTAATCTATGCTAATAATATGGGTTTCAAGTCGGCTGACAGCGAGAAAGgagctaaactaaactaaaattgcAAGAACTTAGATTTCAACTTATTAACAAAGAATTCACCGCTAAGTTATTTGGTCGgtattttttggtgaaaaataaataatttatccgTGCGATAACCGAAATTGCTAGTGAAAACATAACCTCCTGACTtttttttatgtgaaattgAAGTTAATTTCGCTCTTAAGTGAACGGAAAACGGGCACCATACGGTATAAATTTCATTAGATTCTAAATGTACACCCGTATTGGAGATATAACAAGGGGTTAACAAGAAGCATgaatgatgaaaaataaatttatcttCTGAGtcaattatgaaaaattttcacaaatctagttttttttttggtttgattGCAACGTGTTCCAGTGTCTAAAACCACCATTAGTTTAAATATAATCCTACCTGCAATGGAGATTCGTTCTCGATGAAGGAAGACGCACCACTGTGCGGATGACTGTAGATAACTTTGCTTGCTCCTCCCGCGGCGCTATCTAGAACGCCAATGGTACCACCTACTACGGCAGACCCAAGCACACTACCCCCATGATGACCACCATGTTGAGAATGGTGACCATGATGGTGCTGTTGGTgttgatgctgctgctgttggctGTGGTGATGCAAgtgttgatgatgatgacttaCTCCGGTTACACTACCTGTTCCTCCGCCAGTATTAGATCCCCATTGACTGCTACCGTACGAGTCATTGAATAGGGAATACTCATGCGCCTGCGCGTTAGCGTGCAGATTATTGTTGATTTTTGATTGAAGCTGAGCGATTGCTGAGCTCGTAGTGGATGTTAAAGAAGAAGATGTTGCGGAACAAGAGGAAGAAGCCATCGCGGATAGTCCACTTCCAATCGGACCAGCCGTTGGTATACCACTACCGATGGCCGATACGGCCGATGCGATGACCGAGGATGTAGTAGAATCCAAATGTGAAGATTGCGATACAGATGTTTGCAATAGTGGCGAAGGAGTGATGCTTGTACGGGTCGCAGTTGGCGGTTGTCCAATCGGGGTAATTGACCGCCCCGAACCAGATCCTACTGGAGCAATTGGTGCATTACTTATCGACGTTGGAAGTGGATTAGTATCAACAATAATGAGGCCAGGACCGGTAGATGCCACTGGCGGAATAAATGTAGGCATTTTAACTGAGGCCTGTATCGGAGCTGGATGTGTAGACGCAACAATTGGAATCGATGAACTAGCAATTGTCATTGCACTGTTGTTAGATTGCGAAAGGAAGGTAGACGTGGCAATTGATGCACTGGCATTGCTGTTGATTAAATTACTCTGACTGTTAGAGTTATTAGACATTGTAGAATTCCCAAACGGAGCCGGTAATCCTTTTGCTGGTGATTGTAATATTTGCACTGACTGGCGTGCCGTAGTCGGTGCACTAGCCGTAACTATTGAGGACGACGTGCTGCTCGATGAACTACCACTGGAAAGAGACATGTTGGAGGCAGTGGCCTGGTTGTTGTTTGATGATTTCTTCTGGGTTTGCATTGCAGTAGAACCAGTGGATATTCCAGCACTATCTGCAACAAGTTTCGCGAAAGTTCCACTACTGCTAGCTGCGACATTGCTGTTATTGGCAGAGgcatttttcattgaatgcttCAGTGACTGTACCATACTGGTGTAGGCATTCTTTAGTACGAAATTGTTAGTCGATGTGGCACCAAGGCGTTTGCCACCATCCTTTGTAAGTTGTAAAGGGGCGTTGTTGTTCGAGGATATTACACGCGAGGTTTGTGAAACATTGTTGTTACCCGAGCCAGAGAAGAGATTTTTCGCTACTGTTGGCCGAACTGACATGCCTGATGTAGAGACATTCTTACTGGTAGCAGCAGCAAGTGCTGCAGATGCTGTAACTGGTTTATTTTGATTAGAGGCAACGAACACGTTTTTACCCTTAGACACTCCAGTAGAGGAGCTACTCATTAGAgaattggtatttccggaagcGATCATAGCGGATAGCGTTGGAGCTGTGGTTGAAGCGCTCGAACTCGTAGGGAGGGTAGCTTGTTGTGTAGGTGCAGGAGATGCACATGAGCCACTTTTGGCAGTGTTGTGTTTAGGAAGCATTTGAAGAATATCAACATCTGGATCTTTAATCAACGTAGCTATCAGAGAGTGTGCCTGCTTAGTAGCTTCGAGTGAACCCTTGATAGTGATCGATCGATCACCTTGAACTTTTCCTTGTTTCTCGACTTCGATATGGGCACCAGTGGCAGCTCGAATTGCATTGATGTTACTTCCTGCTCGACCAATGACTCGAGAAATTGCATGAACTGGAACCTGAACCTTTTTACACTCCATCGGAGTGGCTTGACTCTGCTGTACAGAGCTCTTCCGAACTACTTCTTTCCAACCTTCTTCGCGCTTGGCGGCAGTGGTGCTATTTTGTATTATTGCCGCCGCATTCCCAACGCCTTGATTTGCGGTTGAAGTTTGCTTCGTTGGACTCGTAGATTTCTGCAGTTGATGCTCTTCGTTATGATAGAACAAGGTTTTATTGTTGGCGTGAATCTTCTTTTGTTGATTGGCAGCGATGCTGCTACTGTTGTAGAAGGTAGTAGATTCACTTCCATCATGATCAGAACTTTCCTTATCCGCGGTATGCCGGTTTGATCCGAACACAATAATGGATTTCCGATTACCttgctgctgatggtgactGCTGTTGGTGTGGTGAGGCGGTTGTGGTGGCGGTAATGGATGATGATCTCGTTTTGTATCTAGCTTATGAGTACTTTCCTTCGGAGctacattttctttttcgacgGTTTTCTCCCGCTGTTTGTTATCATAGGTGTCACGTTTGTTATCACTCGTGTGCTGCGGGGGTTGACGACGCTGTTGACCTGTAACAGATTTCTCTTTTTGCTGATGGTGTTTATCCTGAACCACAGAACTGTTGCTGGCCGTCGTTGTTGTGCTATCCGGGCTGTGACTTTGCCGAGTTTGAACTGGAAACTGggattgttgctgttgttgttgctgctgttgctgctgctgttgttgttgttgttgcttagCATGAGCAACCTTGGTGGTAATAGCAGAACTGGCCCGAGATTGTTggtgctgttgctgctgttgttgtttgcgttttttattgttttttctttgctgttcaAGCAAACTGGCGGATTTTACATCGGAGCTTGAACATGAACCTTGGCTGTTAGCATCGATGCCAGAATCGCCTTCCTCTTTCTCGCCAGCAACTGTTGAGCTGACATTATTACCTGTGGCAGTTGAAGACGATGATGAACTAGGAAGATCGCGAGGCTGTTGCACTCTACTGTTTCCTACAGACCGGTTTCCGACAATAGTATGCACTGGAACATTAACAATTTCGTCATCATCATGATCAGTGTCATTATCGTCGTCCCCATCATCCTCGTCATCACTGTTACCACCTTTACCATCGCCCTCGACTAGTTTACGTTGTTGTTCTCGTTTTTCTGCTTTTCTACGTTTTTTGCGCTCACGACGTTTGGCGGCTGCTGCCTTGCGGCTTTCCTCTCTACTTCGCTCTAGGTCAAGTTCTTGTAACAATATGGACGCATTAATGTTCGCCTTGGTTGCCTGCTGATCCTTGGCAGCACGTATAACTTTGACACAATCGTGACACTTTTCCAGCAATTCCTTGTCGCTGATTGTGTTGATGTAGCGCGTCATTTCTTGATCCGATGGAAATTGGGTCACATGATTTACCATCCATTTAACCACTTTAGTATGACCTTTACGAAAAGCGGCCATCAAACAGGAAACCTTGCGATTATCCTGCGAATCGATATCGGCTCCAGAATTGCAAAGCAACTCAACAACGGCCAAGTGACCTCCGTTTGCAGCTAGCCAAAGCGGTGAATTTCCCTTTTTGTTCTTCACTTCAACAGCCGCTCCGCGGGATAGGAGCAAGTCGACAAACTTCAAATGACCCTTATCGGCGGCTATGGTCAAAGCCGTATCTCGTGAGGAAGGAACTGGAGCGGCGTTAACATCGGCGCCCTTATCTAGTAAGACACGGCCGACTTCAATGTACCCACCGGATGCAGCTTCCATAAGGGGTGTCAGTCCGGTTTTTGCTCTGTGCTCGACATTAGCTTTACGATCCAACAGAAGACTAACCACCTCATGGCGTCCTTGGAAGCATGCCAGCGTTAACGCAGTATTCCGGTTTGTTTCGATCTGTGCATTAATATCAGAACCCATGTCCAGTAATAATTTCACCGCGGCAGTATGTCCATTCATCGCTGCCAACATAAGAGGACTGATTCCAAGTTTGCTACCGGTACGCGAATTTATTTCAGCTCCGTGACTAAGCAACAGTTTAATAATATTTACATAACCACCGCTGGCAGCCAAGCTTAGGGGAGTGTAGTCTGACACGTTTCGATGTTCTCGGTTGGCATTCATGTTTAGAAGCAGTTCTACCACTTCGTATCGCCCACCGGAACAAGCCAACGAAAGAGGTGTATCTTTGGTTCGCTCGGATTGAGCTTCCATTTCCGCACCATGGCGAAGCAGAGTTTCTACGACCTTTTCATGACCAGCAGTGGCTGCCAAAATGAGTGGAGTGAACCCCTTTTTGTCTTTGTGCTCGATGTTGGCTCCCCGGCTGATGAGCAGTTCTACTAGTTCTTCATGGCCACCTGCACAGGCTAATGTTAGGGCAGTATCATGATTCGAATCAGTTTCAGAATCCACATCGATTTGACGTTCTTGGACGACATTGGCGGGAACGGCAGGTGGATATTGCATTGGCGCTGGTGCTGGACTGGCTTCAAATTGGTAACCTCCAGCAGCTGCACTTTGCTGGCCTGCTGGAGCCTGGCGTATTCCAGCTAATCGATTCTTCTCTTTACGagatttttcagttttcttcGAATTTGATTTGCCTCCAGCTGTAGAAGTGGCTGAATCCACTGTATGTGGACTTTGCTGCCGTGGAATTAACAGCCCACCCGTCTGTGGCTGCTGGGTCTGGGTAGCAACCTGCACTTGCGCATGCTGTGTGCAATGGGCTGCCTGGGCCTGGGCATGCAATTGCTGAAGCTGTTGAGCTGATTGTGCCTGTTGTTGCTGAGCCAAAATCACAGAACTGGGATGTACGATACTTGTTGACTGgaactgttgctgctgctgttgctgttgttgttgctgagCGACAGCAGCTGCTGCGGCAGCAGCTGCAGCTTGATGTTGTAATTGTGCTTGTTGCAGAGCAGCTGCTTGCTGAAGAGTAACATTGCACTGTCCGCCGATTGCGTGTTGATCGAGCTGTTCTTGTGTAATTTGCaactgttgctgttgttgttgttgagctGTCGGCAGTTGGAAAAGCAAGTGTACCTGCGAGGCTTTGTCAGCATCGACATTAAACACGAACTTGGGTTGCTGACTGTCGGTGCTATTTACGCTTCCCGTTGCACCTGGTGCTGTAGGGTGATGAAGTACAGTTGCCCCTGAGGCGGTAGTGGTTGCCTGTTGGAAGGAAGTTTTAGAAACATCTGTATGAAATGTAGTTTATACTACAAATACCTGTAGCTGACTGAGTAACTGCAGTTGATCGAGCGATATTTGCTGGTTTGGATCAAAAGCCATTAGTTGACCGGTAGCAGCCGCTTGGCCCGAGGTACCTGTTTGGCGGAAACCACATTGCTCTTCACCAGTCTCGGCCAAGCTGACATTATTGGCTTCTTCTTCGATAGGCGATGATGTACCGGAAGTGGTCAGCTGACTTTGATTACCAGCCCAGCGCGTCTTGCAGAACGAATTCATTCCGATTAAATTCGCATACGCGTCGATGTCCTGGCAGCTAAGATTTGCTGCCATTTCCTGTGTTATAATTTAATTATAAATATGTATGTTTCATCAATTCCGTCACGTATGATTTGCAGCAAATTTATTACCTGCAAAGCCACCGGTATATCGGTACAACCGTTCAACGCGTGAATAACTTCGTCGATGCATTCAACCCATTCGTAGTTGTAGATAGTTTCCCGTGAATCGTCGGTGGCTACCACTGAGCCATCCTCCGGGTTGAAAGTTTCAAGGGACTCATCCAGTGATGGATATATCCCACCTACGCACTCGGACATTGTTTCGTTTTCCGAATCGTCTATATTGAACATCTGAAGATGCTCGTCTCCATCTTCCACGTACTGATGGGGTCCATCATTATCGCTGAGTTTGATTTGCTACAGATATAATAGGATCATGAgctatatttttagtttttatcaaATGATATTAGACTTACATTACTACCAGCCTTGTGCTGGATGATATTGGAAACGTGCTGATGTACCTGGACAAATTCCGGAGTTGGTAGAAGGTCGGAACGAAAATCGTGCATTACCTCACAAAAAATTCGGGACAAATCTGCTAGCTCAGCATCTGAAAAGTGAAATTTGCAGTGATGTACTGGAGCTGCAAGCTCAAATCGCTTACTATTGG
It includes:
- the LOC129718864 gene encoding ankyrin repeat and KH domain-containing protein mask isoform X3, producing MRNAEQSGLKNRDKSRNVKKSSSLVNQSNSKALHKQQLQPSSLSNSNNSGGSGNSCASVSEGGGSVRSGSGNGAPLVSRGAAAKGNNSKQQQNNSCRVQPEVGTVSTGSNLASSASFSANREISNAKVMSTAAVGSNTTSKAATGGAGRQSGSPQSSPAKSDTETTFSEFQPRVSDSSESDEESVSEILLACLCLRPDLLVDSFPLDQQSIEIPETECSDSCENDVDMDESDSCDNDGDENDDSEDDDEDDDDIHSTVVTGKFLLENDNDIDQDSGGGGGSVSGGGGTGGNGPHDKKARLEALLEAADEAAQALTRMRSSEGGGSPRDKNLLSRSLLAACTDNDVNTVRRLLGEGNSLNEATDDGDSLLSLACSAGYYELAQVLLAMSAQVEDRGQKNDCTPLMEAASAGHVEIIGLLLKHGADVNAQSSTGNTPLMYACAGGHEEAVKVLLDHGANVEDHNENGHTPLMEAASAGHVGVAKILLERGAGINTHSNEFKESALTLACYKGHLDMVRYLLEAGADQEHKTDEMHTALMEASMDGHVEVARLLLDSGAQVNMPTDSFESPLTLAACGGHVDLAMLLIERGANIEEVNDEGYTPLMEAAREGHEEMVALLLQQGANINAQTEETQETALTLACCGGFVEVADYLIKAGADIELGASTPLMEAAQEGHIDLVRFLLEHGADVHAQTQTGDTALTYACENGHTEVADILLYYRAELEHESEGGRTPLMKACRAGHWCIVKFLIEKGADVNRHTTNNDHTPLSLACAGGHSNIVELLLKNGADPFHKLKDNSTMLIEAAKGGHIGVVQLLLDFPHSLISANTAAQQNLLNNGQIQLQQAQQQLQQQQQLIITQNQQQQLLAAPPGLVPVPESIRVSNKQMFQQHPTMENLDQQQQQQQQQQQHLLTTNKMLANHNVFLDGHIASADPSILAQMRLIQMQGFKDGLAHGLSRAPGQQQQQAILSQQIPSHLATSQQQQIILQGTNNTTVVQQQQQVAAGPGGIKQRSLLRQKIAPAQATATGITTSQSQHLAFDTNLTSSEAQQVRSEPIGEDNGSSVSSSGATLQQRAGVVMRSDYEMQYTKQMREMYQKSQKANIQFICDSNGPPPTLLPSTGTYIDITTPAQGEKSSDSGLEIATSLPATLQHQQASLHFAANTNTATSGSANTSSGSVTHLTGPSEVSQSTAISDRPKVKPVSKKDAKNNRKSAAAAAAAAAQQQQITGQQQQQPLWPSTTTNVLKQNPMVSIYNNLSVIPTSEQNVQVLQQSLSNLSLQSPATSVAGGSGTGSAQISVSQSSSQQQPAASGNRTNFGVVTKTPTTSASATILSSNNMVPTSNLSVITSAVAAPAASGTITSVPANVIQTTNNLISQLDQQTLELSNSTLTTTPSATSAGVISATNSQSGVSSVGTGSFSSSSASGASCSSSSSSSGNSSTTATTSSNNSAGVASGGISVSGAGLGGGGSSSAHSSEHENQLNQLALNTLCNQKMLQKIAQRFMVDPPKSPPDTPPLSCSNADGPSSPPPSGKGLANNAELADLSRIFCEVMHDFRSDLLPTPEFVQVHQHVSNIIQHKAGSNQIKLSDNDGPHQYVEDGDEHLQMFNIDDSENETMSECVGGIYPSLDESLETFNPEDGSVVATDDSRETIYNYEWVECIDEVIHALNGCTDIPVALQEMAANLSCQDIDAYANLIGMNSFCKTRWAGNQSQLTTSGTSSPIEEEANNVSLAETGEEQCGFRQTGTSGQAAATGQLMAFDPNQQISLDQLQLLSQLQATTTASGATVLHHPTAPGATGSVNSTDSQQPKFVFNVDADKASQVHLLFQLPTAQQQQQQQLQITQEQLDQHAIGGQCNVTLQQAAALQQAQLQHQAAAAAAAAAVAQQQQQQQQQQQFQSTSIVHPSSVILAQQQQAQSAQQLQQLHAQAQAAHCTQHAQVQVATQTQQPQTGGLLIPRQQSPHTVDSATSTAGGKSNSKKTEKSRKEKNRLAGIRQAPAGQQSAAAGGYQFEASPAPAPMQYPPAVPANVVQERQIDVDSETDSNHDTALTLACAGGHEELVELLISRGANIEHKDKKGFTPLILAATAGHEKVVETLLRHGAEMEAQSERTKDTPLSLACSGGRYEVVELLLNMNANREHRNVSDYTPLSLAASGGYVNIIKLLLSHGAEINSRTGSKLGISPLMLAAMNGHTAAVKLLLDMGSDINAQIETNRNTALTLACFQGRHEVVSLLLDRKANVEHRAKTGLTPLMEAASGGYIEVGRVLLDKGADVNAAPVPSSRDTALTIAADKGHLKFVDLLLSRGAAVEVKNKKGNSPLWLAANGGHLAVVELLCNSGADIDSQDNRKVSCLMAAFRKGHTKVVKWMVNHVTQFPSDQEMTRYINTISDKELLEKCHDCVKVIRAAKDQQATKANINASILLQELDLERSREESRKAAAAKRRERKKRRKAEKREQQRKLVEGDGKGGNSDDEDDGDDDNDTDHDDDEIVNVPVHTIVGNRSVGNSRVQQPRDLPSSSSSSTATGNNVSSTVAGEKEEGDSGIDANSQGSCSSSDVKSASLLEQQRKNNKKRKQQQQQQHQQSRASSAITTKVAHAKQQQQQQQQQQQQQQQQQSQFPVQTRQSHSPDSTTTTASNSSVVQDKHHQQKEKSVTGQQRRQPPQHTSDNKRDTYDNKQREKTVEKENVAPKESTHKLDTKRDHHPLPPPQPPHHTNSSHHQQQGNRKSIIVFGSNRHTADKESSDHDGSESTTFYNSSSIAANQQKKIHANNKTLFYHNEEHQLQKSTSPTKQTSTANQGVGNAAAIIQNSTTAAKREEGWKEVVRKSSVQQSQATPMECKKVQVPVHAISRVIGRAGSNINAIRAATGAHIEVEKQGKVQGDRSITIKGSLEATKQAHSLIATLIKDPDVDILQMLPKHNTAKSGSCASPAPTQQATLPTSSSASTTAPTLSAMIASGNTNSLMSSSSTGVSKGKNVFVASNQNKPVTASAALAAATSKNVSTSGMSVRPTVAKNLFSGSGNNNVSQTSRVISSNNNAPLQLTKDGGKRLGATSTNNFVLKNAYTSMVQSLKHSMKNASANNSNVAASSSGTFAKLVADSAGISTGSTAMQTQKKSSNNNQATASNMSLSSGSSSSSTSSSIVTASAPTTARQSVQILQSPAKGLPAPFGNSTMSNNSNSQSNLINSNASASIATSTFLSQSNNSAMTIASSSIPIVASTHPAPIQASVKMPTFIPPVASTGPGLIIVDTNPLPTSISNAPIAPVGSGSGRSITPIGQPPTATRTSITPSPLLQTSVSQSSHLDSTTSSVIASAVSAIGSGIPTAGPIGSGLSAMASSSCSATSSSLTSTTSSAIAQLQSKINNNLHANAQAHEYSLFNDSYGSSQWGSNTGGGTGSVTGVSHHHQHLHHHSQQQQHQHQQHHHGHHSQHGGHHGGSVLGSAVVGGTIGVLDSAAGGASKVIYSHPHSGASSFIENESPLQVDASKAPGYRGTSVSSPVSSKTSSNSGTPPSSSTLSQQQHSHLLSSCPPTSTNSGNAPIGPLSQPTPGLLGHHQTSQAASFSSPNEHNVIKPPQQQSQPPPSGLAVQRPLINPSQIRPISGQMASDYSSLVNSREHPPPIVGSSRPPPSMFDALQSQSPHMLNFGPDTLQSSYQSHMGLGASGGGGGLPPISRLNPKASAFSAIPQSQNHQPSAPGSKLSSSNQYSSMFHPPGPIGKYQNLPPNGGAGGHQMPPYGPNRANSQHGPGPGPPGPPGSNRNAGATGGANWFSDLAHLQSRENLMNLENGIGMALGGSPTISPNNNNGPTANGGLVGGPPGGVLPPQQDDGRKMARAIGSERASWKFNYGSNGGIGALDNDPTALAAAAAAAAAATGNAHWMVDKNLAVGGGGGPQQQWMGPPPRHFIDDLHLPDHFQLQMEYHNTLSGSSGAVGPNQPNINFMQSLQYQFMPGGPNDMGNNDGPLQQPWEHDKHVWPAKWSGH